The Tardiphaga alba genome includes a window with the following:
- a CDS encoding class I SAM-dependent methyltransferase, protein MDWHRFLNRVERMHATTTDAELRSEWQALIAEVDENDKPYHLALAVDEFESRRGDRPRSDFHILDHGCGPASALVWLAAIGFTNSRGVDVGGDFEAQNRWARVALGHNNDCFAIYDGKELPIADRSIDAIISHQVLEHVPEAQFESYYAEQGRVLVDGGIVLAQVPHKLVPYDSHSRTWVLHMLPKAIAESLMKAAGREWPDHLHLRWPSTHVSMSKRFIGPVINHSAKRLVELTTMKYYDGPRGMRTFIGSLCRVPGVGRLFARVLSSFVLMETVATRCRPDSSR, encoded by the coding sequence ATGGATTGGCACCGTTTCTTGAACCGCGTCGAGCGGATGCACGCTACGACCACAGACGCCGAGCTGCGCTCAGAATGGCAAGCGCTCATCGCCGAAGTGGACGAAAACGACAAACCCTATCATCTTGCCCTTGCCGTGGACGAATTTGAAAGCCGGCGCGGCGACAGGCCGCGTTCGGACTTCCACATCCTGGATCATGGCTGCGGACCGGCCTCAGCACTGGTCTGGCTCGCCGCGATCGGCTTCACCAATTCGCGCGGCGTCGATGTCGGTGGCGATTTTGAAGCTCAGAACCGTTGGGCGCGCGTCGCATTAGGCCACAATAACGATTGCTTTGCGATTTATGATGGCAAGGAACTTCCTATTGCCGATCGCAGCATCGACGCCATCATCAGCCATCAGGTCCTCGAACACGTTCCCGAAGCCCAGTTCGAGAGCTATTATGCGGAGCAAGGCCGCGTTCTTGTCGATGGCGGGATTGTGCTGGCACAGGTGCCACACAAACTTGTGCCCTATGATTCGCACTCGCGAACCTGGGTCCTACACATGCTCCCGAAGGCGATTGCCGAATCACTGATGAAAGCGGCCGGACGGGAATGGCCCGATCACCTGCACCTGCGCTGGCCTTCGACCCATGTGAGCATGTCAAAGCGATTTATTGGCCCCGTGATCAATCATTCCGCGAAGCGCTTGGTCGAACTCACGACCATGAAGTATTATGACGGGCCGCGAGGAATGCGCACTTTCATCGGCAGCCTGTGCAGGGTGCCAGGTGTTGGCAGGCTTTTCGCGCGCGTTCTATCGTCGTTCGTCCTGATGGAGACCGTGGCTACACGCTGTCGGCCGGACTCCAGCCGATAA
- a CDS encoding class I SAM-dependent methyltransferase, which produces MSLPEKLVDKFYHARGAHHAWEAEVTRRADGLQLTIDREFFFHMNPLYEPRLAMQYVVGRYEAAYDALADLKPKSVLEIGCAHGLSTWLMTSYAERVVGLDIGPSRVAVGRHLFPEVEFVQEDWLAYLERTGEVFDVIVSSHGPIIWHDALPRFCKNYINVGYRTTEWAQWLRGSHKIAGRQLSFSTTHWSADNAGTRGKSYWRYFFRRNYLKEARHAVTNGYLLPI; this is translated from the coding sequence GTGAGTCTCCCCGAAAAACTCGTCGACAAATTCTACCATGCACGCGGTGCACATCATGCCTGGGAAGCGGAGGTTACGCGCCGCGCCGATGGATTGCAGCTGACTATCGACAGGGAATTCTTTTTCCACATGAACCCGCTCTACGAGCCCCGCCTTGCCATGCAATATGTCGTCGGCCGCTATGAAGCGGCTTACGACGCGCTGGCCGACCTAAAGCCGAAATCGGTACTGGAGATCGGCTGCGCCCATGGCTTGTCAACATGGCTGATGACCAGCTATGCCGAACGCGTCGTCGGCCTTGATATCGGACCGAGCCGCGTCGCGGTTGGGCGTCACCTATTTCCTGAGGTCGAATTCGTCCAGGAAGACTGGCTCGCCTATCTGGAACGAACAGGCGAAGTGTTCGACGTGATCGTGTCGTCGCATGGCCCGATCATCTGGCACGATGCGCTGCCGCGGTTCTGCAAGAATTACATCAATGTTGGCTATCGCACCACCGAGTGGGCGCAATGGCTTCGCGGCAGCCACAAGATAGCCGGTCGGCAGCTATCCTTTTCGACGACACACTGGTCCGCCGACAATGCCGGCACACGCGGCAAGAGCTACTGGCGCTATTTTTTCAGGCGTAACTACCTGAAGGAAGCACGACATGCCGTCACCAACGGCTATCTTCTGCCTATTTGA
- the nusG gene encoding transcription termination/antitermination protein NusG, translated as MIRWFVVHTQPRMEAVAVEHLDRQGFETYLPKFRKRRSHAGRVSEVSSPLFPRYAFVAFDPEGSGWRAIRSTRGAVDVIRVGTDPAPIDETVIADIRARQDASGHVVLARQFEPQEGDRVSIQHGAFARHTAIFKAMKDSERVVALLSLLGREFPVIVPVSHIAPAV; from the coding sequence ATGATCCGCTGGTTTGTTGTTCACACGCAGCCGCGCATGGAAGCTGTTGCCGTCGAGCACCTCGACAGACAGGGCTTCGAGACCTATTTACCGAAGTTCAGAAAACGCAGGAGTCATGCGGGCCGTGTTAGTGAAGTCTCCTCGCCGCTGTTTCCGCGTTACGCTTTCGTTGCATTTGACCCGGAAGGCTCGGGCTGGCGCGCCATTCGTTCAACGCGCGGCGCAGTTGATGTAATCCGCGTGGGCACCGATCCCGCGCCGATCGACGAAACTGTGATTGCCGACATTCGGGCGCGGCAGGACGCAAGCGGACATGTCGTTCTGGCACGTCAGTTTGAGCCACAAGAAGGCGACCGCGTTAGCATCCAGCATGGCGCTTTTGCGCGCCATACCGCGATCTTCAAAGCAATGAAGGATAGCGAGCGAGTCGTTGCGCTGTTATCGCTGCTTGGCCGAGAATTCCCGGTCATCGTCCCAGTCAGTCACATCGCCCCTGCCGTTTGA
- a CDS encoding winged helix-turn-helix transcriptional regulator, translating to MSQRHMARELGVALGLANAYLKRCVRKGLIKVQQAPRRRYAYYLTPHGFAEKTRLTGDYLSSSLRFFRTARAQISSLMKNCVENGWKNIALVGVSELAEIATLCRHDVDIKIVGIVDHSSNLAQFSGLPVVPRLADLDNVDAVIVTAMRHAEKMIGMHCCDIKSERVLAPRVLRLPPTVFNTQSTAES from the coding sequence ATTTCGCAGCGCCACATGGCGCGTGAACTGGGAGTCGCGCTCGGCCTCGCAAACGCTTACCTGAAGCGCTGCGTACGCAAAGGCCTTATCAAGGTTCAACAGGCGCCGCGTCGCCGATATGCGTATTATCTGACACCACATGGCTTCGCCGAGAAGACTCGTCTTACCGGCGACTACCTCTCTTCATCGCTGCGCTTCTTCCGCACCGCGCGCGCGCAGATTTCATCATTGATGAAAAATTGTGTCGAGAATGGTTGGAAGAATATTGCTTTGGTTGGAGTTTCAGAACTGGCGGAGATCGCCACTCTTTGCAGACATGACGTCGATATCAAGATCGTCGGCATCGTGGATCACAGCTCGAACCTTGCACAGTTCAGCGGGCTCCCGGTAGTACCTCGATTGGCTGACCTCGATAACGTCGATGCTGTCATCGTCACCGCGATGCGGCATGCAGAGAAAATGATCGGCATGCATTGTTGCGACATCAAATCCGAACGTGTTCTAGCACCGCGCGTGCTCCGCTTGCCGCCGACCGTCTTCAACACTCAATCAACTGCCGAATCATGA
- a CDS encoding Gfo/Idh/MocA family oxidoreductase: MKTFALIGAAGYIAPRHMRAIKAVGGDLAVALDPSDSVGIIDSHFPDAHFFVEFERFDRHIDKLRRAGRGIDFVSVCSPNYLHDAHCRFGMRANADVICEKPLVLNPWNIDGLSDIEQETGRRISTILQLRLHPALQALKARIDATDRTDHEVVLTYVTSRGKWYNSSWKGDTGKAGGVATNIGIHFFDMLTWLFGPVTKQTLYLRDRDRAAGTLQCGKAEVRWFLSVDRADLPAELKAGQTTFRSVAVDGEEVEFSEGFTDLHTRSYEEILAGRGFGIDLVRPSINIASAIRDMTVVTLDKSAHPFALRR; this comes from the coding sequence ATGAAAACCTTCGCTCTTATCGGTGCCGCGGGCTACATCGCGCCGAGGCATATGCGGGCCATCAAGGCCGTTGGCGGCGATCTTGCCGTGGCGCTTGACCCAAGTGACTCCGTGGGCATCATCGACAGTCATTTTCCGGATGCTCATTTCTTCGTCGAATTCGAGCGCTTCGACCGCCATATCGACAAATTACGCCGTGCGGGGCGCGGGATCGATTTCGTCTCTGTCTGCTCTCCGAACTATTTGCACGACGCCCATTGCCGATTCGGGATGCGCGCTAATGCGGATGTCATCTGCGAAAAGCCGTTGGTCCTCAATCCTTGGAATATCGACGGTCTCAGCGATATCGAGCAAGAAACGGGGCGCCGTATCTCGACGATTCTCCAGTTGCGTCTGCATCCCGCCTTACAGGCGTTGAAGGCGCGGATCGACGCGACTGATCGGACCGACCATGAAGTGGTTTTGACCTACGTGACTTCGCGCGGAAAATGGTACAACTCGTCATGGAAAGGCGACACTGGCAAAGCTGGCGGCGTTGCGACCAATATCGGAATCCATTTTTTTGACATGCTGACTTGGCTGTTCGGTCCGGTCACGAAGCAGACGCTCTATTTGCGTGACAGGGATCGTGCGGCCGGCACGCTTCAATGTGGTAAGGCTGAGGTGCGCTGGTTTCTGTCCGTTGATCGCGCCGATCTGCCTGCCGAGCTGAAGGCTGGACAGACCACTTTTCGGTCGGTGGCGGTCGATGGCGAAGAGGTCGAGTTCTCGGAAGGGTTCACCGACCTCCACACGCGGTCATATGAAGAGATTCTTGCGGGACGTGGCTTCGGTATCGACCTCGTAAGGCCATCGATCAACATTGCTTCGGCCATTCGTGACATGACGGTCGTCACGTTGGATAAATCTGCACATCCGTTCGCGCTCCGGAGATGA
- a CDS encoding acyltransferase, with amino-acid sequence MGTDKSGLLADPRFPGALIHRSSFVDDGAIVGAGTKIWHFCHIIAGTVIGKDCSIGQNVMIGPKVTIGDRCKIQNNVSLYEGVELGSDVFCGPSCVFTNVLTPRASVSRKSEFAPTVVGQGATIGANATIVCGRPLGEWCMVGAGAVVTHRIPNFALVVGNPAKRIGWVAKAGDRLGADLVCPRTGERYELIGDELRCVS; translated from the coding sequence ATGGGCACCGATAAATCAGGTTTGCTCGCGGATCCCCGTTTCCCAGGTGCTCTCATTCATCGGTCGTCGTTCGTTGATGACGGTGCGATCGTTGGTGCAGGGACAAAAATTTGGCATTTCTGTCATATCATTGCAGGCACAGTGATCGGGAAAGACTGTTCGATCGGCCAGAACGTAATGATCGGCCCGAAAGTAACAATCGGTGACCGCTGCAAGATCCAGAACAATGTCTCCCTCTATGAAGGTGTCGAACTTGGTTCGGACGTCTTTTGCGGCCCGTCATGCGTGTTCACGAATGTTCTGACGCCGCGCGCAAGTGTATCCCGCAAGAGTGAGTTTGCTCCGACAGTTGTCGGCCAGGGCGCGACCATCGGCGCCAATGCCACGATTGTTTGCGGACGTCCTCTGGGCGAATGGTGCATGGTGGGAGCGGGCGCAGTGGTTACACATCGTATCCCGAATTTTGCGTTGGTTGTTGGCAACCCAGCCAAGCGTATCGGCTGGGTTGCGAAGGCTGGCGATCGATTGGGGGCGGACCTTGTTTGCCCGCGTACCGGCGAGCGATACGAACTCATCGGCGACGAGTTGAGATGTGTTTCGTAA
- a CDS encoding nucleotide sugar dehydrogenase yields the protein MSHGRKIAVIGLGYVGLPVAVAFARAGNPTVGFDIDQVRIKELKAGHDRTREVAPSDLEMPSLDFSHVGASLKASDFYIITVPTPIDEARRPDLGAMFSASRSVGEVLKKGDIVVYESTVYPGAVEEECLPILAKHSGLQPGVDFTVGYSPERINPGDKQHRFETITKVVSAQDADTLDVVAAVYGSVVSAGIHRAPSIKVAEAAKVIENTQRDLNIAFMNELSLIFKALEIDTGDVLAAARTKWNFMPFQPGLVGGHCIGVDPYYLTFRAEKAGYHPEVILAGRRINDGMGQNIARECIRGLLRRKKRGDVVTILGLTFKEDVPDTRNSRVIDVIKELESFGLTVQIHDPLAQAEDAKHEYGVTLTHLDELVPADAVILAVAHESYLTAGWPLIQKLLVGGEGLVLDVKMKLDRASLPTGIELWRL from the coding sequence ATGTCGCACGGCCGGAAGATTGCGGTGATTGGCTTGGGATATGTAGGCCTACCGGTGGCCGTCGCGTTTGCACGTGCCGGTAATCCCACCGTGGGCTTTGACATTGACCAAGTGCGCATCAAAGAGCTGAAAGCCGGTCATGATCGCACGCGGGAAGTTGCGCCGTCAGATCTTGAGATGCCGTCACTCGATTTCAGTCATGTAGGGGCGTCTCTCAAAGCTTCCGATTTCTACATCATCACTGTCCCCACGCCCATCGATGAGGCCCGACGCCCGGATCTCGGCGCGATGTTCTCTGCGTCGCGCAGCGTCGGCGAAGTCTTAAAAAAGGGGGATATCGTCGTTTACGAATCCACGGTCTATCCCGGTGCCGTTGAGGAAGAATGCCTGCCTATTCTGGCGAAGCATTCCGGCTTGCAGCCTGGCGTCGATTTTACCGTCGGCTATTCACCCGAACGCATCAATCCCGGTGACAAACAACATCGTTTTGAGACAATAACCAAGGTTGTTTCGGCCCAGGATGCTGACACGCTTGATGTTGTTGCCGCTGTCTACGGATCGGTGGTGAGCGCCGGAATACATCGCGCGCCGTCGATCAAGGTGGCGGAAGCCGCCAAGGTAATCGAAAACACCCAGCGTGATCTCAATATTGCCTTCATGAACGAGCTGTCACTCATCTTTAAAGCGCTTGAGATCGATACCGGCGATGTACTTGCCGCTGCGCGCACCAAGTGGAATTTCATGCCTTTCCAGCCAGGGCTGGTTGGCGGCCACTGTATCGGCGTTGATCCTTACTACCTGACATTTCGTGCCGAAAAAGCCGGATACCACCCGGAAGTCATCCTAGCCGGACGCCGCATCAATGACGGCATGGGGCAGAATATCGCACGCGAATGCATTCGTGGCCTGCTGCGTCGAAAAAAGCGAGGCGACGTTGTCACGATCCTCGGTTTGACATTCAAAGAGGACGTGCCCGATACGCGCAACTCCCGCGTGATCGATGTCATCAAGGAGCTGGAATCATTCGGGCTGACCGTGCAAATTCACGATCCATTGGCGCAAGCCGAGGATGCAAAGCATGAATACGGCGTGACGCTGACGCATCTTGACGAACTCGTGCCGGCCGACGCCGTCATTCTCGCGGTCGCGCATGAGTCCTACTTGACAGCCGGCTGGCCGCTTATCCAGAAATTGCTGGTGGGAGGCGAGGGGCTCGTTCTTGATGTCAAGATGAAGCTTGATCGCGCTTCGCTTCCAACTGGCATTGAGCTTTGGCGACTCTGA
- a CDS encoding NAD-dependent epimerase yields the protein MTDKATLVTGSAGFIGFHVVQRLLAAGRRVIGLDIVNDYYDPSLKEARLAILERDPNFSFERLDLTNRGAIKALFEKHRFPVVIHLAAQAGVRYSLENPHAYADANIEGFLNVLEGCRHFGCEHLLFASSSSVYGANTKLPFSVRDNVDHPISLYAASKKANELMAHSYSHLYGLPATGLRFFTVYGPWGRPDMAMFIFAKAIVEGRPIKLFNHGQMRRDFTFVDDVSHAIVELMKHPPQGNLQWSGDRPDPASSKAPWKIYNIGNSQPEDLLNVVSILESKFGRIATKEFLPMQPGDVPATYADVEDLYRDIGFQPATKIEDGIDRFARWYRDYNRV from the coding sequence ATGACGGATAAGGCTACACTGGTCACCGGATCTGCCGGGTTTATCGGCTTCCACGTCGTGCAACGGCTGCTCGCTGCCGGCAGGCGCGTTATCGGTCTCGATATCGTCAACGACTATTACGATCCAAGCCTAAAGGAAGCCCGACTAGCCATCCTGGAGCGCGATCCGAATTTCTCGTTCGAGAGGCTCGATCTTACGAATCGTGGCGCGATAAAGGCCTTGTTTGAAAAACATCGCTTTCCGGTTGTGATTCATCTCGCGGCCCAAGCAGGTGTTCGCTACTCTCTCGAGAATCCACACGCTTATGCGGATGCGAATATCGAGGGTTTTCTCAACGTACTCGAAGGCTGTCGCCACTTTGGATGCGAGCATCTGCTTTTCGCATCCTCATCTTCGGTCTACGGCGCCAATACAAAGCTGCCCTTCTCGGTACGCGACAATGTCGATCATCCGATTAGCCTCTATGCAGCCTCGAAAAAGGCCAATGAACTGATGGCGCATTCCTACAGCCATCTTTACGGCTTGCCCGCGACGGGGCTGCGGTTCTTCACGGTCTATGGTCCGTGGGGACGTCCGGATATGGCAATGTTCATTTTTGCCAAGGCGATCGTCGAAGGGCGCCCGATCAAGTTGTTTAACCACGGCCAGATGCGGCGTGACTTTACGTTTGTCGATGACGTGAGCCATGCAATCGTTGAATTGATGAAACATCCGCCCCAAGGCAATCTGCAGTGGTCCGGCGATCGTCCGGATCCGGCAAGTAGCAAGGCACCCTGGAAGATTTACAATATTGGCAATAGTCAGCCAGAAGATCTGTTGAACGTCGTGTCCATCCTCGAAAGCAAGTTCGGACGGATAGCGACAAAGGAGTTTCTTCCAATGCAGCCCGGCGATGTGCCGGCGACCTATGCCGATGTGGAGGATCTCTATCGCGATATTGGATTCCAGCCTGCGACCAAGATCGAGGACGGCATCGACCGCTTCGCGCGGTGGTATCGAGATTATAATCGGGTTTGA
- a CDS encoding AGE family epimerase/isomerase has translation MGDLSYQMIGALALWSTTGWDAEAGGFIEKLGARGVADAVAPRRVRVQARQIYCFAKAAHLGWYPEGAAIARQGLDYLIAKAKSPDGKPGFVHVLAPDGAVLNPLRDTYDHAFILLALATVYQLDREVRVRAEIDSLMHFIDTQLRSPDGGYVEGVPAAMPRRQNPQMHLFEAFIAAFDATHDQAFQQRAGDLFGLFVSNLFDAQKGVLGEYFEQDWSRIEPVSVEPGHQAEWVWLLKQFERITGCPTGKYRSALLETALRYRDATGCLVDEGDAQGNIVKASRRLWPQTEIVKAWLAQAESGVEGAADEARAALVRLDTHYLQHPVKGGWYDQFDSDGRSLVDTIPASSFYHILCAVAEAERVLGPDAQ, from the coding sequence ATGGGTGATCTTTCGTATCAGATGATCGGGGCGCTCGCTCTCTGGTCAACAACGGGGTGGGATGCAGAAGCCGGCGGCTTCATTGAGAAGCTCGGTGCTCGCGGTGTCGCTGATGCGGTCGCCCCCCGCCGCGTGCGCGTGCAGGCCCGTCAGATCTACTGTTTCGCCAAGGCCGCACATCTCGGCTGGTATCCCGAAGGTGCCGCGATTGCGCGTCAAGGGCTCGATTACCTGATCGCCAAGGCGAAGTCGCCTGATGGCAAGCCTGGATTCGTGCATGTCCTTGCGCCCGATGGCGCGGTGCTCAATCCGCTGCGCGATACTTACGACCACGCGTTTATTCTGCTTGCACTCGCGACAGTTTATCAGCTCGATCGCGAGGTGCGCGTGCGTGCCGAGATCGACAGCCTGATGCATTTCATCGATACGCAACTGCGCTCGCCGGATGGCGGTTATGTCGAGGGCGTGCCGGCGGCGATGCCGCGGCGGCAGAATCCGCAGATGCATCTGTTCGAGGCGTTCATCGCGGCGTTCGATGCCACGCATGATCAAGCGTTCCAGCAACGGGCGGGGGATCTGTTCGGCCTGTTCGTGTCCAATCTGTTTGATGCGCAGAAGGGCGTGCTCGGCGAATATTTCGAGCAGGACTGGTCGCGGATCGAGCCGGTCAGTGTCGAGCCCGGCCATCAGGCCGAATGGGTCTGGCTGCTCAAACAGTTCGAGCGCATCACCGGGTGCCCGACCGGAAAGTATCGCTCGGCGCTGCTGGAAACTGCGTTACGCTATCGTGATGCCACCGGTTGTCTGGTGGATGAGGGCGATGCGCAAGGTAACATCGTGAAAGCGAGCCGGCGGCTTTGGCCGCAAACCGAGATCGTGAAGGCCTGGCTGGCCCAGGCCGAGTCCGGAGTGGAAGGGGCCGCTGATGAGGCCCGCGCGGCGCTGGTGCGGCTCGACACGCATTACCTGCAACATCCCGTCAAAGGCGGGTGGTACGATCAGTTCGACAGCGACGGCCGCTCGCTGGTCGACACGATCCCGGCGTCGTCGTTCTATCACATCCTGTGTGCGGTGGCTGAAGCCGAGCGCGTTCTCGGGCCTGACGCTCAGTAA
- a CDS encoding FkbM family methyltransferase — MVYRPLQYLRLGKQRFSVVRDILRHPLNRGTAAKTLFDYASWNLARKAMNHKVVLQMPNDLQIIVPNQSNFATGLYLHQLYDFNNMAFFCHVLRADDLLLDIGANVGVYGLLSAKSTGCRVIACEPAPDTFRTLSDNVRLNRLDDLVELHNVAVGDSTGEIRLSVGQHGLNHVVSGEGTVVAQRRLDDIIGNRTPSAMKLDVEGYEMHVLRGAPDMLANPAFKVIMVEINGLIERYGETVEGIRAHLRAHGFAPVAYDPGERALNPGGAHDEMFVRDCDFIAARARDAKPFSLFGKDY, encoded by the coding sequence ATGGTCTACCGGCCCCTACAATATCTTCGACTTGGCAAGCAGCGCTTCAGCGTCGTGCGCGATATCCTGCGTCATCCATTGAACAGAGGGACTGCGGCCAAGACGCTGTTCGACTATGCGAGCTGGAATCTCGCGCGCAAGGCGATGAATCACAAAGTGGTCCTGCAGATGCCGAACGACCTGCAGATCATTGTACCGAACCAGAGCAACTTCGCCACCGGCCTCTATCTTCATCAGCTCTACGACTTCAACAATATGGCCTTCTTCTGCCACGTCCTGCGCGCGGATGACCTGCTGCTCGATATCGGCGCCAATGTCGGTGTTTATGGATTGCTGTCTGCCAAAAGCACGGGATGCCGCGTCATTGCCTGCGAACCGGCACCCGACACGTTTCGCACATTGTCCGACAATGTCCGTCTCAACCGGCTCGACGATCTGGTCGAGCTTCACAATGTGGCCGTGGGTGATAGCACTGGCGAGATCCGACTGTCGGTCGGCCAGCACGGCCTCAACCATGTGGTGAGCGGCGAAGGCACGGTGGTCGCGCAACGCCGGCTCGACGACATCATCGGCAACCGCACCCCGAGCGCCATGAAGCTGGACGTGGAGGGCTATGAGATGCATGTGCTGCGCGGCGCACCCGACATGCTCGCCAATCCCGCATTCAAAGTGATCATGGTCGAGATCAACGGCCTGATCGAGCGCTACGGCGAAACCGTCGAGGGCATCCGCGCCCATCTGCGCGCCCACGGATTTGCGCCAGTTGCTTATGATCCCGGCGAACGGGCGCTCAATCCGGGCGGCGCGCATGACGAGATGTTCGTGCGCGACTGCGATTTTATCGCTGCGCGTGCAAGGGACGCAAAGCCATTCTCATTGTTCGGAAAGGATTACTGA
- a CDS encoding GtrA family protein: MSQTVGAWLRHPTVSKMFSFGVIGIGNAAIDFGIFSIAYQLLSVPLIPANVIAWLVAVSISYVMNTMITFRAESGRVLRRRDYLTFVASGTVGMVANTVTLLLLSYIMPVYAAKIGAIFTAFIVNFAMSHFVVFRTPPRA; the protein is encoded by the coding sequence ATGTCTCAAACTGTCGGAGCGTGGCTGCGCCATCCGACGGTGTCGAAGATGTTCAGCTTCGGCGTGATTGGCATCGGCAATGCGGCGATCGATTTCGGAATCTTCAGTATCGCCTATCAGCTTCTCAGCGTGCCTCTCATTCCAGCCAATGTGATCGCATGGCTGGTGGCGGTGTCGATCTCCTACGTGATGAACACGATGATCACGTTTCGCGCGGAGTCCGGCCGCGTGCTTCGGCGCAGGGACTATCTGACATTTGTCGCCTCCGGCACCGTCGGCATGGTCGCCAATACGGTCACCCTGCTTTTGCTGTCATACATCATGCCCGTCTATGCAGCGAAGATCGGCGCCATCTTCACGGCATTCATCGTGAATTTTGCGATGTCGCACTTTGTGGTGTTCCGCACTCCGCCGCGCGCGTGA
- a CDS encoding TVP38/TMEM64 family protein, with protein sequence MLSERIVQWLGSWGHLDLPAAGVLAALVVASSFLPFPRTFVFIGAGAAFGMRSLLVILPVAAVASVLAALLARHVLRNWVERQIEKRATWRLIAQAVNDEGWRIMALMRFFGPMPNSAQNYLFGLTKIGLLPYFLITTICTMPQLVFFNYLGASGRALLLEDGSSLKRGLIVAAAVSMAAIVFLVSRRVRAILARKTGVVCAGPVCGEQIVQN encoded by the coding sequence ATGTTGTCAGAACGTATCGTCCAATGGCTCGGAAGCTGGGGCCATCTTGATCTCCCAGCAGCGGGCGTTCTGGCGGCTCTGGTCGTTGCGTCGTCGTTCCTGCCTTTTCCCCGGACCTTTGTCTTCATCGGCGCGGGTGCCGCATTCGGCATGCGTTCCTTGCTGGTTATCCTGCCAGTTGCTGCTGTCGCATCGGTTCTGGCCGCGCTGCTGGCGCGCCACGTGCTGCGCAATTGGGTCGAGCGCCAGATCGAGAAGCGAGCCACCTGGCGTTTGATCGCGCAGGCCGTGAATGACGAGGGCTGGCGCATCATGGCGCTGATGCGGTTTTTCGGCCCGATGCCGAACTCCGCGCAAAACTATCTGTTTGGTCTCACCAAGATCGGCCTGTTGCCTTATTTTCTGATCACCACGATCTGCACGATGCCGCAGCTCGTCTTCTTCAATTATCTCGGCGCCTCCGGCCGCGCCTTGCTGCTGGAAGACGGATCCTCTCTCAAACGTGGCTTGATCGTCGCGGCCGCGGTCAGCATGGCTGCCATTGTGTTCCTGGTATCCCGCCGTGTCCGCGCGATCCTCGCGCGCAAGACTGGCGTTGTCTGCGCGGGACCGGTTTGTGGCGAGCAGATTGTGCAAAACTAG
- a CDS encoding ABC transporter ATP-binding protein, translating to MQTSLQSETKITATPVTAPLLDVRNIEVVYDDVILVLRGLSMEVPKGAIVALLGANGAGKSTTLKAISGLLKTEDGEVTRGEIMFDGERIDGTDPDKIVRRGIFQVMEGRRIVSDMTSLENLRLGAFTRRDNEVSADIDMVYDYFPRLKERTGLAGYLSGGEQQMLAIGRALMARPKMILMDEPSMGLSPLLVKEVFAIIKKINRDLGVTILLVEQNARAALSVASHGYIMEQGKVVLDGTADELRDNEDVKEFYLGGAGDQRKSFKNLKSFKRRKRWL from the coding sequence GTGCAAACTTCACTTCAGTCAGAGACGAAAATCACAGCGACACCTGTCACCGCCCCCCTCCTCGATGTCCGCAACATCGAGGTCGTCTATGATGACGTGATCCTCGTGTTGCGTGGCCTCAGCATGGAGGTGCCGAAGGGCGCTATCGTTGCACTGCTCGGCGCCAATGGCGCCGGCAAGTCGACGACGCTGAAGGCGATCTCCGGCCTGCTCAAGACCGAGGACGGCGAGGTCACGCGCGGCGAGATCATGTTCGACGGCGAACGCATCGACGGCACCGATCCCGACAAGATCGTCCGCCGCGGCATTTTTCAGGTGATGGAAGGCCGCCGCATCGTCTCCGACATGACGTCGCTGGAAAACCTCCGCCTCGGCGCCTTCACGCGGCGCGACAACGAGGTCTCCGCCGATATCGACATGGTCTATGACTACTTCCCGCGCCTGAAGGAGCGGACCGGCCTCGCCGGCTATCTGTCCGGCGGTGAGCAGCAGATGCTGGCCATCGGGCGTGCGCTGATGGCGCGACCGAAGATGATTCTGATGGACGAACCATCCATGGGCCTGTCGCCGCTGCTGGTGAAGGAAGTGTTCGCCATCATCAAGAAGATCAATCGCGATCTCGGCGTCACCATTCTCCTGGTCGAGCAGAATGCGCGCGCGGCGCTTTCCGTCGCCAGCCATGGTTACATCATGGAACAGGGCAAGGTCGTGCTCGACGGTACCGCGGACGAGCTACGCGACAATGAGGACGTGAAGGAGTTCTATCTCGGCGGCGCCGGTGATCAACGCAAGAGCTTCAAGAACCTCAAGAGCTTCAAGCGGCGGAAACGGTGGCTCTAG